A single genomic interval of Lathyrus oleraceus cultivar Zhongwan6 chromosome 7, CAAS_Psat_ZW6_1.0, whole genome shotgun sequence harbors:
- the LOC127100436 gene encoding probable phospholipid hydroperoxide glutathione peroxidase isoform X1, translating to MDSFLGCFKSSKTIYDFTVKDFRRNDVSLSVFRGKVLMVVNVASYCGLTEINYKELNELYAKHKNQGFEILAFPCNQFLEQEPGSSEEIHKFACTKFKAEFPIFRKIEVNGKNADPLYKYLKNQKGRIFRAIDWNFAKFLVNKQGKVVERYAHTIAPHKIEFLLAEGHHKAFTFLSTKLMFQRTWRICSMLL from the exons ATGGACTCCTTTTTAGGATGCTTCAAATCCTCCAAAACCATCTATGATTTCACTGTCAAG GATTTCCGTAGAAATGATGTGAGTCTGAGTGTGTTCCGTGGGAAGGTTCTAATGGTTGTCAATGTTGCTTCATATTG TGGTTTAACGGAAATAAATTACAAAGAGTTGAACGAGTTGTACGCGAAGCACAAGAATCAAG GGTTTGAAATATTGGCATTTCCATGCAACCAGTTTCTTGAACAGGAACCGGGATCCAGTGAAGAAATTCATAAATTTGCCTGCACAAAGTTTAAAGCTGAATTTCCAATCTTTCGTAAG ATTGAAGTGAATGGAAAGAATGCAGACCCACTTTACAAGTATTTGAAGAATCAGAAAGGTAGGATATTTAGAGCCATCGATTGGAACTTCGCCAAATTCTTGGTAAACAAACAAGGGAAGGTTGTGGAGAGATATGCTCATACCATTGCTCCTCATAAAATCGAG TTTCTTCTTGCAGAAGGACATCATAAAGCTTTTACATTCTTGAGTACCAAACTCATGTTTCAGAG GACATGGAGAATCTGTTCAATGCTTTTATAG
- the LOC127100436 gene encoding probable phospholipid hydroperoxide glutathione peroxidase isoform X2: MDSFLGCFKSSKTIYDFTVKDFRRNDVSLSVFRGKVLMVVNVASYCGLTEINYKELNELYAKHKNQGFEILAFPCNQFLEQEPGSSEEIHKFACTKFKAEFPIFRKIEVNGKNADPLYKYLKNQKGRIFRAIDWNFAKFLVNKQGKVVERYAHTIAPHKIEKDIIKLLHS; this comes from the exons ATGGACTCCTTTTTAGGATGCTTCAAATCCTCCAAAACCATCTATGATTTCACTGTCAAG GATTTCCGTAGAAATGATGTGAGTCTGAGTGTGTTCCGTGGGAAGGTTCTAATGGTTGTCAATGTTGCTTCATATTG TGGTTTAACGGAAATAAATTACAAAGAGTTGAACGAGTTGTACGCGAAGCACAAGAATCAAG GGTTTGAAATATTGGCATTTCCATGCAACCAGTTTCTTGAACAGGAACCGGGATCCAGTGAAGAAATTCATAAATTTGCCTGCACAAAGTTTAAAGCTGAATTTCCAATCTTTCGTAAG ATTGAAGTGAATGGAAAGAATGCAGACCCACTTTACAAGTATTTGAAGAATCAGAAAGGTAGGATATTTAGAGCCATCGATTGGAACTTCGCCAAATTCTTGGTAAACAAACAAGGGAAGGTTGTGGAGAGATATGCTCATACCATTGCTCCTCATAAAATCGAG AAGGACATCATAAAGCTTTTACATTCTTGA